From Pseudoalteromonas sp. R3, one genomic window encodes:
- the secE gene encoding preprotein translocase subunit SecE, with the protein MSTNVENPSSSMDTVKWLLAVVLLTGAVVGNYMYADISVLTRAIGVVVAIGAALGIAATTEKGRTFIAFAKESRIEVRKVVWPTRQETTHTTFIVMAATVVMALILWGLDGILFRAVGFLTGLTF; encoded by the coding sequence ATGAGCACTAATGTTGAAAACCCGTCTAGCTCGATGGACACGGTAAAGTGGTTGTTGGCAGTCGTTTTATTGACTGGCGCAGTTGTTGGTAACTACATGTACGCTGATATCTCAGTGTTGACGCGCGCGATCGGTGTGGTAGTTGCGATTGGTGCAGCATTGGGTATTGCTGCGACAACTGAAAAAGGGCGCACCTTTATCGCTTTCGCCAAAGAGTCTAGAATTGAGGTTCGCAAGGTAGTTTGGCCAACGCGTCAGGAAACAACACACACGACCTTTATCGTGATGGCTGCGACAGTTGTTATGGCACTGATCCTGTGGGGATTAGACGGCATTCTGTTCCGCGCCGTTGGTTTTTTAACCGGCTTGACCTTTTAA
- the cysD gene encoding sulfate adenylyltransferase subunit CysD: MTHEPLYFSYLSRTTTMALTHLQQLEAESIKIIREVAAEFENPVMLYSIGKDSSVLLHLARKAFFPAKIPFPLLHVDTDWKFREMIEFRDRLAKEYNFDLIVHKNPEGLEMGVGPFTHGSAKHTDIMKTQGLKQALNKYGFDAAFGGARRDEEKSRAKERVYSFRDKHHRWDPKNQRPELWNTYNGQVNPGESIRVFPLSNWTELDIWQYIYQENIEIVPLYLAEKRPVVERDGTLIMVDDERMPLAEGEVPEMKSVRFRTLGCYPLTGAVESEANTLTGIIEEMLLSTSSEREGRVIDHDSSGSMEKKKREGYF, encoded by the coding sequence CTGACACATGAACCACTTTATTTTTCGTATTTAAGTAGGACGACGACAATGGCTTTAACTCACCTTCAGCAACTTGAGGCTGAAAGTATAAAGATTATTCGCGAAGTCGCTGCTGAGTTTGAAAACCCAGTGATGCTTTACTCTATCGGTAAAGACTCATCGGTACTCCTTCACTTAGCACGTAAAGCGTTTTTCCCGGCAAAGATCCCCTTCCCTCTGCTGCATGTAGACACGGACTGGAAATTCCGCGAGATGATTGAGTTTCGTGATCGTCTGGCCAAAGAATATAACTTTGACCTGATTGTGCACAAGAACCCGGAAGGGTTAGAGATGGGCGTTGGTCCATTCACCCACGGCTCAGCCAAACACACTGACATCATGAAAACCCAGGGCCTTAAACAGGCATTAAATAAGTACGGCTTCGATGCCGCATTTGGTGGTGCACGCCGTGATGAAGAAAAGTCTCGTGCCAAAGAGCGTGTCTATTCTTTCCGCGACAAACACCATCGCTGGGACCCAAAAAATCAGCGTCCCGAGCTGTGGAATACCTACAACGGTCAGGTGAATCCGGGCGAAAGTATTCGTGTATTCCCGCTGTCAAACTGGACTGAGCTGGATATTTGGCAATACATCTACCAGGAAAACATTGAGATCGTACCGCTATATCTAGCTGAGAAACGTCCTGTGGTTGAGCGTGATGGCACATTAATCATGGTCGACGACGAACGTATGCCTCTGGCGGAAGGGGAAGTGCCTGAGATGAAGTCGGTCCGTTTCCGTACGCTGGGCTGCTACCCGCTGACAGGTGCCGTTGAATCTGAGGCTAACACCCTGACCGGGATCATCGAAGAAATGTTGTTATCGACCTCTTCCGAGCGTGAAGGCCGGGTCATCGACCATGACTCATCCGGGTCAATGGAGAAGAAAAAACGTGAGGGGTATTTCTAA
- the deoC gene encoding deoxyribose-phosphate aldolase, giving the protein MKMQAVAREVLGLMDLTSLNEQDNEASIIALLDSIRPELGLPAAVCVYPQFVALCKRELARRGWSQVKVATVTNFPSGKQSLQQVLTQTKEALQAGADEIDLVMPYQQLQAGDPDTPWQYVRSSKQLCGAQAKLKVIIESGVLENVQQIAQASDVAILAGADFIKTSTGKVPVNATLEATKIMLERIQVSGKKVGFKAAGGVKSVEQANDYLQVAVDIMGNDWLCSEHFRFGASSLLQDVHNQLDCSD; this is encoded by the coding sequence ATGAAAATGCAAGCCGTCGCACGCGAGGTGCTTGGATTAATGGATCTGACGTCGTTAAACGAACAAGATAACGAAGCCAGTATCATTGCGTTGTTAGACAGCATTCGACCAGAACTGGGATTACCCGCTGCGGTGTGTGTGTATCCGCAGTTTGTGGCGTTATGCAAAAGGGAGCTGGCACGTCGAGGCTGGTCACAGGTGAAGGTCGCCACTGTCACTAATTTCCCCAGCGGTAAGCAGTCGCTGCAGCAAGTGCTGACACAGACTAAAGAGGCGTTGCAGGCCGGAGCCGATGAGATTGATCTGGTCATGCCTTATCAGCAGCTCCAGGCGGGCGACCCGGATACGCCCTGGCAGTATGTGCGCTCCAGCAAGCAACTCTGTGGCGCACAGGCAAAACTTAAAGTGATCATTGAATCTGGGGTGCTGGAAAATGTGCAGCAAATCGCTCAGGCCAGTGATGTTGCCATTCTGGCTGGGGCTGACTTTATCAAAACCAGTACCGGCAAAGTGCCGGTGAATGCGACGTTAGAAGCGACAAAAATCATGCTTGAGCGTATTCAAGTGTCGGGTAAAAAGGTTGGCTTTAAAGCCGCTGGCGGCGTTAAAAGTGTTGAGCAAGCAAATGATTACTTACAAGTCGCAGTTGATATCATGGGTAATGACTGGTTGTGTTCAGAACATTTCCGGTTTGGCGCATCGAGCTTGCTACAGGATGTACATAACCAACTGGATTGTTCAGACTAA
- the rplK gene encoding 50S ribosomal protein L11, with the protein MAKKVEALIKLQVAAGMANPSPPVGPALGQHGVNIMEFCKAFNARTESIEKGAPVPVIISVYNDRSFTFDMKTPPASYLLKKAAGIKSGSGRPNTEKVGTVTRAQLEEIVETKRPDLTAADMDAAVRTIAGSARAMGLNVEG; encoded by the coding sequence ATGGCTAAAAAAGTTGAAGCTTTAATCAAGCTACAAGTTGCTGCTGGTATGGCTAACCCTAGTCCTCCAGTAGGTCCTGCACTAGGTCAACACGGTGTAAACATCATGGAATTCTGTAAAGCGTTCAACGCACGTACAGAGTCTATCGAGAAAGGTGCACCGGTTCCTGTAATCATTTCTGTTTACAACGACCGTTCTTTCACTTTCGACATGAAAACTCCACCTGCTTCTTACCTTCTTAAGAAAGCAGCTGGTATCAAGTCTGGTTCTGGCCGTCCTAACACTGAGAAAGTGGGTACTGTTACTCGCGCTCAGCTTGAAGAGATCGTTGAGACTAAACGTCCGGATCTTACTGCTGCTGATATGGACGCAGCTGTACGCACGATTGCAGGTTCTGCACGTGCAATGGGCTTGAACGTAGAGGGGTAA
- the cysG gene encoding siroheme synthase CysG: MQYLPIFTKLDNKPVLVVGGGEVALRKIRALLKARADVTVLAPEFCDELTQLSEEGELNLKNAYFSADAVDGMALVIAATDNDDVNAQVRDAADARNIFVNVVDDQPKCSFIFPSIVDRNPITIAISSAGTAPVLARRLREKLETLIPQHIGPLAELVGGFRDKVKGRFKHFADRRQFWERVFDSHVVSKVQSGDTQGAQQQLHDMLDETAEPQGEVYVVGAGPGDPELLTLKALQLMQQADVVVYDYLVSDEIMELVRRDADLICVGKRAGHHSVKQEDTNQMLVELAQQGKKVCRIKGGDPFIYGRGGEEVQVLAAANIRYQIVPGITAAAGCSAYAGIPLTHRDHAQAIQFVTGHCKKEGQELDWQSLAKPNQTLAIYMGVIKSPHIQAQLLAHGRSEHTPVAIVENGTRKSQRVVTTELGQLAAQIEANNIQSPALLIIGEVAALHQELAWFGKTEQIASYAQPLAKIA; the protein is encoded by the coding sequence GTGCAGTACTTACCTATCTTTACCAAGTTGGACAACAAACCCGTGCTGGTCGTCGGCGGCGGTGAAGTTGCACTGAGGAAGATCCGCGCGCTGCTCAAAGCCCGCGCCGACGTAACCGTGCTGGCACCTGAATTTTGCGACGAGCTAACCCAGTTATCTGAGGAAGGCGAGCTTAATCTGAAAAACGCCTACTTCAGTGCCGACGCAGTTGACGGTATGGCACTGGTCATTGCTGCCACCGACAACGATGACGTTAACGCACAGGTGCGTGATGCTGCGGATGCTCGCAATATTTTCGTCAATGTAGTTGATGACCAGCCAAAGTGCAGTTTTATTTTTCCGTCTATCGTTGACCGTAACCCCATTACCATTGCGATTTCCAGTGCCGGTACAGCACCTGTATTGGCGCGCCGTTTAAGAGAAAAACTCGAAACCCTGATCCCACAACATATTGGCCCGTTAGCTGAACTGGTGGGCGGATTCAGAGACAAGGTAAAAGGCCGTTTTAAGCATTTTGCGGATCGCCGTCAATTCTGGGAGCGAGTATTCGACTCACATGTCGTCAGTAAAGTACAAAGCGGAGACACACAAGGTGCGCAACAGCAGCTGCATGACATGCTGGACGAGACCGCAGAGCCACAAGGCGAAGTCTATGTCGTAGGCGCAGGCCCGGGCGATCCGGAATTACTGACGCTCAAGGCACTGCAATTGATGCAACAAGCTGATGTAGTGGTGTATGACTACCTGGTGTCCGATGAAATTATGGAACTGGTCAGACGCGATGCCGACCTCATCTGTGTCGGTAAGCGTGCCGGACACCACAGTGTTAAACAGGAAGACACCAATCAGATGTTGGTTGAGCTGGCCCAACAAGGTAAAAAGGTATGCCGCATCAAAGGCGGTGACCCGTTCATTTACGGCCGGGGTGGCGAAGAAGTTCAGGTACTGGCCGCGGCAAACATCCGCTATCAAATTGTGCCAGGTATTACCGCTGCTGCGGGGTGCAGTGCCTATGCGGGTATACCGCTTACACACCGAGACCATGCTCAGGCTATTCAGTTTGTGACAGGACATTGTAAAAAAGAAGGGCAAGAACTGGACTGGCAATCGCTGGCCAAGCCCAACCAGACTTTGGCTATTTATATGGGGGTTATTAAATCGCCACATATACAGGCCCAACTGCTGGCCCATGGCCGCAGTGAACACACGCCTGTGGCCATCGTTGAAAATGGTACACGCAAATCACAGCGTGTTGTGACCACTGAACTTGGTCAACTGGCAGCGCAAATCGAAGCCAACAATATCCAGTCTCCAGCGCTGCTGATCATCGGCGAAGTAGCCGCTTTGCATCAGGAGCTGGCCTGGTTTGGTAAGACAGAACAAATTGCAAGTTACGCTCAGCCGCTCGCTAAGATCGCCTGA
- the nusG gene encoding transcription termination/antitermination protein NusG has translation MSDENKEKKLRWYVIQAFSGFEKRVAQTIIEHIKIEGLEDYFGEVLVPTEEVVEMRAGQKRKSERKFFPGYVLVEMVMDDASWHLVNSTPRVMGFVGGTSDRPAPISKKEADRILNRLQENAEAPKPATLFEPGEVVRVIDGPFADFNGVVEEVDYEKSRLKVSVLIFGRSTPVDLEFGQVEQDK, from the coding sequence ATGTCGGATGAGAACAAAGAAAAGAAATTACGTTGGTACGTAATTCAGGCGTTTTCAGGTTTTGAAAAGCGCGTTGCTCAAACCATTATTGAGCACATTAAAATCGAAGGTCTGGAAGACTACTTCGGTGAAGTACTAGTCCCAACTGAAGAAGTTGTGGAGATGCGTGCCGGACAAAAGCGTAAGTCTGAGCGTAAATTCTTCCCAGGCTACGTGTTAGTTGAAATGGTGATGGATGATGCATCCTGGCACCTGGTCAACAGTACACCACGTGTGATGGGCTTTGTGGGTGGTACGTCAGATCGTCCAGCGCCAATCAGCAAAAAAGAAGCTGATCGTATTCTTAACCGTCTGCAGGAAAATGCAGAAGCACCTAAGCCAGCGACCTTGTTCGAGCCAGGTGAAGTGGTACGTGTTATTGATGGTCCATTTGCTGACTTTAATGGCGTTGTGGAAGAAGTCGATTACGAGAAGAGTCGTCTGAAAGTATCGGTACTGATCTTCGGTCGTTCTACACCGGTTGACCTGGAGTTTGGACAGGTTGAGCAAGATAAGTAA